The stretch of DNA ATTGCGGTTTGTGTTGCTGAAACGcgccagcggattgtatccaatggcggtttgggGTTAATCCGCACGGATTCGAAGTGGAACAATCCAGCGCCGGATTTTACACCACAGAACGGATTTTGAACAGAAAGCGCGGGAAATTCCGCAAAGCGGATTGTGACCCTTTCGGCCATCTCTAGTGGTCCCTATCCAGGCATTAAAGGACAATCCCAGTTACATGGTTCAACAATACGTACGTATTTCGGTATATGTAGAAGTATTTGTCCCTATGCGATGTGTTTATTTTCCTTTGTCACCAGGATTACAATAGGGACTTGAGGTATTGTTTTTAGCGGCCTTAAAAGTAGATGAGTAAAGTaaaagccggggggggggggggggtggagagaaagagaggcactcgaatggtggggggtgggagcaaGTTGGCGAGCTCCAGGACACGCTGGCAATGGGGGTAGAGGTGGGTGTCTGTCtcctgtgtgggtgtctgtcagAGCTTCCCACTGGTGCACAGACTGTGATGCAGCAGCACCAACGGATGTGTGGCGACTCCACtcccctctcacccacctctttcccttcccctgtgcAAAGTtggacatttaatttaaatgtgaaTACTTGCGTAACACTATATTGAATTGAAGGCGTTACAGGATTGAGCAGTTGTGATGTCACATCGTTGCAGTTCCAACATACCAAGCGGgaatgcacttttttttaaataagcaaCGTTATCATCCTCTGCTCTGTCCTCTCCATCACTCCTCTTATTGCTACCCACGAGGAATGAAGTAGGGGGCCCCTTCACATATGTCCTTGTCTTTAAGATGGTACCACGGACATCTGTCGGGTCGGGAAGCTGAGAAGCTTCTAATGGAGAAGGGGAAGCCGGGCAGTTTTTTAGTGCGGGAGAGCCAGAGCAAGCCGGGGGACTTTGTGCTGTCTGTCCTGACCAGTGAGGAGAAACTTGAGAACGGAGAGCGGAAACCTCGTGTCACCCATGTGATGATCCGGTTCCAGgtaaccctccccctccccccccccccaggggttaAGGAGATGAGACTTGACTATAAGATGAGACTTCCACACTTTGATGTACGTGTCtgactctctccatctctcattAATGTCAGCCGGATGGAAAATACGACGTAGGAGGAGGAGAGCGATTTGATACATTGACTGACCTTCTGGACCACTACAAAAAGAACCCCATGGTTGAAAAGTCGGGCGCTGTGGTGCATCTGAAACAGGTAACACGTTAACATGACCAGCTGCTGGACGACTgcttaatacagctcaacccccttataacgctgtgcttggggtccaaaaaaTGACAccgcgatataagcggatcgcgaTAGAAATAATGCACAAGTGtacgcattgtacaataaagtatttaagatcccaataatcgtgttgtaaattaTTCATAAGTACGAAAATTGGGAtccgcgcttgcatcgcgttataagcggatccgcgctgtaacggatcgcgttataacggggttgagctgtattcatTTATGTTCTCCTCCCAGAAAGTGTGTCTTTCTAACAGCAAATAGGAATATCAAGTGTTCATCAGAATACTTAGAGTTGCACAAAACCCATAAAGTACTTTGTTTTGACTTGGTTTGCAGCCGTTCAATGCCACACGGATAAGTGCAGCTAACATCGAGACGCGTGTGCGGGAGCTGAACAAAATGGCAGATAACACTGAGAAGGCCAAGCAGGGGTTCTGGGAAGAGTTTGAGGTGAGGACATAGTGTTGCCAAACTTGACCAATCCCTGATTTCAGAGGCCGACAAAAAAGAATGAGGTTCTCAAGTTATTATGATATGAGGTATGGTGGGTGGAGGTGCGGGACTAAGGTTTTGGATACAAGAAGCTTCGAGTTTTTTTTCCTTAACTGCAGTTGCCTACACACTGCTGTCTGTGGTCAATCACAATATCCCTGCACCTTAATTACTTGCCCAACATGGGGTCACACTGTTATCTTCTCCTATGTCTGCATTGGAGGTTGCTATGAAAGACGAGAGCATCAAAAATGTACCTTCAAGAATACCCATCAGATTTAATATTGACTGCACCCGACTTGTGAAACTGAAGGTGCTATCCATGCTGTAGGGGTTAGTGGGGTATGAGGCTGCTATGATGGATCCGAGctgctggggggcggggggggggttaactATTACACTGCTTAGTGGTtgttctaaagcaggggtggccaactccagtcctcaagggccaccaacaggccaggttttacaGATGTACCTGCTTCAGCGCTGGAGTCTcaatcagccacctgtgctgaagcagggatatctttaaacttggcctgttggtggcctttgaggactggagttggccacccctgttggtGTAAAGGATCTCACGTCCTTCTGTGCCCCGCAGTAGCCGTTCTGTACATTGTCACaccatgtttttttttcattgctcCAATTTGTTTTCCGCGCCAAACTTGGCCCCCACATCACCCCTTCCCCCTGTTCCCTTTCCCATTCAGATGCTGCAGCAGCAGGAATGTAAACTGCTGTATCCCAGGAAAGAGGGACAAAGACCAGAGAACAAAAGCAAGAATAGATACAAGAACATCCTACCCTGTAGGTGGTCCTCCCGTGTGTCCTCCCGTGTGTCCTCCCCGTGTGTCCTCCCCGTGTGTCCTCCCGTGCGTCCTCCCGTGTGTCCTCCCCGTGCGTCCTCCCGTGCGTCCTCCCGTGCGTCCTCCCCGTGTGTCCTCCCCGTGCGTCCTCCCGTGCGTCCTCTCGTATGTCCTCCCATGTGTCCCCTAGGAAATAGAGATGCTGCTAAAAACCAGACTTCGCAGAGTAGGAAGAGGCGCGTGCGTTGCCGACTTATGTACGGAAAGGGTTAGCGAGACCAATTTGTGAAGTAATTACATTTCTAATCGTACGGTCACTTTTATGCAATTTCATCATTGCTCAGTTtttcttctcttctccccccccccccctgccccctccctctgcgcATTAGTGATTTAAGAGTTCGTTATTGATTTATTAAGTGGGACAGATGTGTTATCAATATTTTATTCTTAATAGCGGCAGCATTTAAACATAAAGTGGATCGTAGCTAAAATACAGGGTtagtagtgtttttttttttcatgccccCAAAGTTTAGAGGCAGTGAGGCATTGCAGGAGCTGTATTACATTGCACACCTCAACGTACCAATTGTGTGTACTGTTCTTGCACAGTCGATACGACGCGGGTAACTTTGCGAGATGCTGATGAGATGGTACCAGGATCGGATTACATCAATGCAAACTACATCAAGGTAAAGATGGGGGTGCAGAGCTTCCCAATGCATGTGAGCTAACTGGTCCTACCAGCAGCGAGCTGCCAGGAGGAACACGCGTCTCAAATGTTATTCTAAGGCTGGAATCGTACTGTGTGCGATGGCGTGTGCACGCGCCAAGCACAAACTGCAGGATCCCTTCGAAGGCCGCTCCTAGTGCGACGGAGTGTGATGGCGCGCCTGCGTTTTGAAAAGACGAACAAAATGTCTCTTcaagcggcggcggcggcgtcacgtgagcggttcagccaatcacggaGAACCAGCTCCTTGACAccatagccacgccccctcaTCGCTGCCAGCACTATGAGCAGGGATCGCTTGGGCTGCAGCACGTGCGGCACGGTAGGAGCTCGCGCTCTCGGTAGCAAGTGGAGTGTATGAGCTCTGCCCTACTCGCTCTGTGGTGGAGGAGCAGGCAACGCGTTTCAAGGCATTGCCATGCCCATCAATATCTGAAAGACGTAAAGCAGTAATCCTGCTTTCCTTTATTTCATTTTTTGTATATAGTTctagatttgaagcagggggtctcgggagctgaatcgctttaatttcagctccggttaCACCCTGCTTTCCTAGATGCTTACTTCCGTATGAGGTGCTGGTAGCAGAACCAACGGGGCTATAGAAATGGCGGATTTGGAGCTCCtgtgtcacacgggccaataggaagccgcaatgtcatcacatgaccaggacatttaaaccacGGCTCCattggcaccccctacagaggtatttTGGGAAGAAGATTGTCCACAGAGCCGAAATgactgtggttcagctccagagactccctgctccgcacctagggtgggtggggggagagaatgctGCTCCGTTAGGAGTTTGTCAACTCGAACACACACTTATGTTCCTTCTGAAATGGTTAATATCTCTGGTTATTGGTTAGAATGAGGTGGTCATACAGCACTTCGGAAGACTCCCCACGAGGTTTGGTGATGTGCGGGTATTGAGCGGTATGTTCGTTATGTTGCGACGGTGTAAAGAAAGCGCACTCCATTCCTGAGAGAGTTTATTTTATCTTTTCTATACAAACGTTGACGTTTTAAATAACCTTCCCGAggcacaattaaataaaacacgACTTTGTCCCACGCTGAAATCTCTATCCTGTACGTGCCCTTCCTTCCCTCAGGGTAATCTGGATGCATCTCGCAGTTCTCAGCAATGCAAAGTGTACATTGCTACCCAAGGATGCCTGCAGAACACAGTGTGTGACTTCTGGGCCATGGTGTACCAGGAGAACACTCGCGTCATCGTCATGACGACCAAAGAGATGGAGCGGTCCAGGGTGAGCTGCACACACTCTGATTTACATTTCTAGACGCCGCTACTATGTATTTCTGGCCTATCCAACAAAGGGGCTAAACCAATCTGGGGATTTACAATGGGAATAAAACTGGTTTTATTTGCTATTTATTAGATACATATTTATATTAGCATGAAAATAAATGGCTATATTGTTTCATATATTACCCTAATCAAACCATTTTAAAGTGCCTTTAAATCCATAGCCACCTCCTGTGTAATTATTTACAGTAATTGGCTCACAATTCTTGCAAGTAGTTACCGTCCATATTAACTCGTGCACCTGTTTCCGTGTCCTTGATTTGTCCTTGATGGTCTTATCAACAAAGAGCCTCACTGCAAATGAACAAGAAAGGAAATAAAAATACATGGTATCATttgattatacaggcataccccgcattaacgtacgcaatgggtccggagcatgtatgtaaagggaaaatgtacttaaagtgaagcactaccttttccccacttatcgatgcatatactgcaCTGCAATTgccatacacgtgcataactggtgtaaataacgcatatgtaacaggctctatagtctccctgcttgcgcacagcttcggtacaggtagggagccggtattgctgttcaggacgtgctgacaggcgcatgcgcgagctgctgtttgcctattgggcgatatgtacttactcgcgagtgtacttaaagcggggtatgcctgtactgcattattttaaagaaaaaaataaagtttgGGCGGATAACCCAGTTGCTTGAATTAGATGCAAACGTGTAACCTTCTCCTAATGTTGCTACTTGGAAAGGTGCATTCACTTGTGCTAAAGagaaccactttttttttttttacttcacttTACTTCGGGCAACTGTTGCACATATGCATTTTCTGTGGGTCACATTAAAGATGTCTGCCTTACGTCCGTTTTCTTTCTCCTcaacaaaaaaaaccctttagCTGCTCTTCTGCAGTTGTTTACTATATGTTTTGCTTTGTTGTAGGCTCTAATATAGAGGTgggcaagtccagtcctcaagggacgccaacaggtcaggttttctggacatccctgcttcaacacaggtggctcagaggtgcAAAATTACTTTTTATCAGTATTTCCCCACTGATTGATTTTATCATTAACTTTGTAATCCTGCTCCAAATGCGAACATTTATAGGGAAATCGACATCtatgactgtgctgaagcagggatatcctgaaaacctgacatgttggtatcccttgaggactgggcttgccctgtcacccccctccccccccccctgctgcaatactttttttttaggaGACCAGCACTAGTTTTTCATACGTGGAATTATAGTGGACAGAACTTTCGAAACCTCAGTCACCCCTTTTTTAGCCCCTTTTATGCCAGTGGCATTTGCAACACATGGTAGTGCCGACTGGCAGCCAAGTCGCTATATTGCAGAATAGTATTGTTACCGAGCGCTGGTTATCCAGAGGGGAAATCTGTCTCCTGAAGAGATGGGCGGCTGGCCGGGCTCATCAGCACGGACGCGTCCTCTCAACCCCTCTCTGtttcttctcccctccccagaaGAAGTGCTTTCACTATTGGCCGGACGAGAATTGTACCAAAGACTACGGCTGCGTCAGCGTGCAGAGTTTAGGCGTGCACCAGGAAAAGGACTATATCCTCCGGGAGCTGCAGATGTTCCGCACGGACGGGGTAAAAACCGCGCTGCTCTTCCCGTGAGCAGCGCCACGTGGCATACTGTGGAAGAAATCTGTGTAAATCCCTTTAGCTCCACACGGGGCTGAACACAGGGGGACACGTTTTAGGTTATGAATGGGGTTACACAGTAAATGCTTCGATTTAGGTACGCCATCTACcatatttgcccccccccccccccaaactattAGAAATAACCCATCTGTAGTTGGGTACTAATAATAGCCGCATTGTTCATTTTGTCCGCTGTTGAAAGGCTGCCGTGCAGATCAGAGCGCTAGGAGTGCACCTCCTGGGGCATCGCCATGAATACTTCTGAAGCATAGTAGTTATAAGAGCCTTAGAGTGGAAGGATGTTCCGTGTGGAATAGGCCCGTATGATTTCAGTCTCCATTTTGTCTTGCTAATACTCCATCTTGTATACAAGTTGGAAAGTTGTGGCATGTGAGAGAACATTTGAATACTAAACCGAACATACCCAAGGACGAACATAGATGGGCATTGCGCCCAGTCTTCTGGTAGCCAACTGATGAATGACGTCAACATGATAGTTCATTATTGCTAATGCTAACAAGCCACGTATAGTTTGGCACGAAGCTCAGGTCTCCTTTCATATTTTGCCTGTATACCTGAAGCGTATTTTATTTAACTTCAAATTTCTGCACACGGTCAGGGAGTCGTAGTATATACAAGCATGTTCCTACAACAGTGTGTTGTATACCTCTGTATGGAATGAAACAGCATCCTTTTCTGtctgtggctctgctcctctTCTAACACGGACATTGTCATCATCTTCATTAATGAATAAGGCACCAACATCTTCTCTTTGCACATTACGATAGGTGTGAACAGGCCAGACTAACGGGACGTCCCGAAAAGTGTTACAAAAACCAAACATTGTTACGGCTGTCCTAGCGTTCCTCTGTCCATGTTGCGCTTCCAATCTGAAATACATGATACCTTTTGCTCTCTCTCTAGGGGGAGCCCCCACGACACATTTGGCATTACCAATACCTGAGCTGGCCAGACCATGGGGTCCCAAATGAGCCGGGGGGGGTGCTGAGCTTCCTGGAACAAATCAACACAGCCCAGCAATGCACTGAACAATCTGGGCCTTTAGTGGTGCACTGCAGGTACTGTATGTAGCGTGTGGGCAGACCGCCAACAATACTATCCTTCATGTGTCCGTATTGTGTTAAGACTTCTCTTTTTATGTTTATACTTGCAGTGCAGGTATTGGACGCACCGGGACAATAATAGTGGTAGATATTCTGGTGGATATTATTAATAGACAAGGTAACACACTCTACAGCTCTCTATATGATAACCCCACCCAAAGCTTTCTGCTCTTGCATTGTCCCGTACCTGTCCGTTGTTCCCTCCtggtttttctctctctttgcctggCTCTTATCACGCTTTGCTCTTCTTTTTCAGTCTTGGCAATCTAAAGGGATTGTCCTTTTCCGCTAGGGATTACACTCAGTGCCTCGGAGCCGGGCTCACACCCCCTGCATTGACACTTGGTTTTTGCTCTGGCACACAGGTTTGGATTGTGACATTGACATCCCTAAAACAATTCAGATGGTGAGGCAGCAGCGCTCTGGCATGGTGCAGACTGAGGCTCAGTATAAATTCATTTATATGGCTGTGCAGAAATACATAGAGTCCAGGAAGAAGCATTTAGAGGAGGAACAGGTGAGcgaacatatatacagtatatagagtatatatactTTTTTGCTTATTTGAAATAACAATTACGACTtgtatagtagatgaggttgaaaaaagataagTGTCCAAGTTCcaccaatgctaaatttagacgaccgatactttatcctatatctgtgtttacagtatattgatccagaggaaggcaaacaaaaaaactggCACATCTAACAATGtttcataagggggaaaataatttccttcctgactccaatattggAAAtccgattactccctggatcaatatcctttccatgtttacttatttggtatatccctgtatacctttcctttctaaaaaaaaaaaaaaaaaaagatgcccaacttttttttttttaagatatctattgtatctgccatcactgtctccatgggtaatgaattccacattgtaactgcccttactgtaaagaaccctttcctttgttgctggggaaatctcctttcctccaaccttaagggatgaccccgtgtcctttgtactgactgcccttgggatgaatagttctttttgaaagatccttgtattgaccttgaatatatttgtatatagttatcatatcccctcttagacgacacttttttctaatttaaacaaatctaatttacctAGCTGCTCCTCATTATTCcgatttttccatcccctttattaatatggtggctcttttctgcactttCCTGTttcttaatgtgttttttttttaaatatatggagtgttacccaaaactgtactccatattcaaggtgtggtcttactaatgctttatagtggggcataattatgcttatttCCCTTCCAGCCATATCCTATTTAATGCACattaagatcttatttgcctttgccaCAACTGCCtggcattgggcactattgctaagcttgaTATCTAAATGCTGATCACTTGCAAGTTTTTAGAAGCCCAAATATGTCAATTGACTTTGTGTGCATCAGACTTAAAACTTAATCGACTTAAAGATAGTAAActacgtttttgtttttttgccaaaTCCTCACATTAAGTGCTAGGCAAAATTGTACTTTTAATGGTAATAAAGTTCAAACAAGCACTCCAGTCGAATTCAAGTGGACTTTTAACATATGGTGATTTATTAATACAGTAACAACATCACTTCTGTCTTGGGAGAGGCTCACGTGAGGGCAGAACCCTCAATACCGTATTAATAAATCGCCATACAGTATGTGTCGACGTCCACTTGAGTGTCTGCTGGGACTTTATTACCATTAAAAGTACTAGTTTGGAATACATAATGGAGCACCTGTGGCAGCTGTTCAAGTCTTCAGAGCGCTCTCTATAAGATACGTCATGCGAATGCGTGGCTATGCAGACACATGTGCAAGTCTGGAATCCACAATATTATTGTTTTACTGTCATTACATATCCTGTGACATGCCTATGGTCACAGAGCTAATGCTGGGTGTAAACTGAGATCTTCCACCTCATTTCCTTAAAACCATGAATACCCAGCTGAATAGCATGATGAATGACCTTCTGAATCAATTCCCTCTACCTTGGGCCCCAATTTGAGAGATGGAAAATCTTTGTCTTGTACGTAGAATGGGTACGTTACATGAAGCACCAACAACGTAGGGTTTGACCAACATTCCCACTATGGGCTTCcaatcttgtaaaaaaaaaaaaaaaatacaaattatattGGTTTTAGTAGAGTGATACTATGGTTTTTTTGTGTGCAGAAGACGAAGAAGAAGGAACGTGAGTACAGCAACATTCAGTACCCTCTGGGGGAGAAGATTAAGGCCAAAGTGCAACCAGTTGCTGCCCAAAATCAGCCTAGGTAAGGCTCTGTTGCAGGTGAAGCTCCTGGTATATTTCAGTGGTCGGTGTGGATAATATGCACGATTGGGATTACTTGTGGAGAAGAAAATATTGCAGCAACCAAGATGTGTGTGGGCTGAGTATTATAGCAGAAGGTCTAAATCGGGGGCGGTCAACTCCACTCCCCAAgggccaacaggtcagattttaaggctatgcctgcttcagcacatgtggctcaatcaacgaccgagccactgattgagccacacctgtgctgaagcagggatatccttaaaacctgatgtgGTGTTGGCccctgagggctggagttggccacccatggtcCAAGTCTTTTGAGAGTGGAATCGGTGTTGCACACAGTGATGGGACAAAATACTGCAGCTGTCTGAAGGTGGGATCAATGTTACAATAGGAGCACAGCAATATCCCGGGAATTGTTTGTATGTGTGGTTTTGGGTGACTAATGGAAGACTCTGTATGTGCTATGCGATGCTGCTGTCAGCCGTGTCGTATTGTTGGGGATCACTTATGATGTGAGTGTTGCATGTCAGAATTGATGGGAAACAGTATAATTTAACTCCATACTGTAACTGGTGGCTATAATGAAAGTAGGGTCTTCAGCATTTTCCTTTATAATGCGTGTACCAGTGTGAGACATAATCCAAACCCCCTGCCCAGAGAAACGAGACGGCACGAGACCTCTCCAGGTTTAGTCCCACAGCAGCCATTTTTCATAGAAAGTATGCTCACTTACaggcccccttccccctctcctctccccttcttctcctgctcctctccccttcttcccccgctccctttcctccccctctctccttcccccattaAAGCTGTTCTTTAGAGGCATTACAGCAGTCACAGAAACACTCTCTTGCACCTGCATCTTAAGTGAtttgatttcattttttttttcacaggGTGAGTGCCGACTCCGCCTGTGTCTATGAAAACCTGAACATTAGGAGCACACACGTCTCGGGTACAAGTAATACTGGCAGATAAACCATAGCAGCCACTGAGATGCACAGATACCAAAAGAGTAAGAGCCTCTTTCCTTGGAGTATTTGAGCGATGTTTTACATGGGGTTACTTCGGTCAGAAATGCCCCTTACAGCCAGATacattaaataaaatgtaaaaaaaccagAACTGGGAACCTGTCCACGTCCTGCTCGGGCGCAGGAAAGCCTGCGGCTGCTGCTGGTGCTTCCCGAAGTCcctccccacaatgccttgcactACACTACGCAAGGCTTTATGGAGCATAGCTTCGGGTAGTAAAGGGGTGATTGGCAGTCCAAACGCCCCCCTGCTATTTTTCCATTCAcacatcttaaagctgcagttcagtcaatatcctgcatgtgtgttttttttttaataaatcagttctgtattaagaaaaaatacttttaacattttttgtttttaaaaaaacaacttttaaagaccaaatttcttgtattctatttgaacagccatttgctaaggcactgccccttcatgtcctgtcacaagccctggcacacccctttgttagccctgccctccctctagcacatgtcagtgcaggagtgctcatgaatattcatgagcttccactgacagacaagcagaatataaacagatcccttcactaattatgtcaccaaatttcgccgatcaatacatggagaacgaattgacctgcagctatacagttctttaggtaattagagattgcccacatgaaactattgaattaaaaaaataaattaaaaaaaaaaaaaacactgaactgcagctttaaagcccaGAAGGTTCTGGCATGATTTTGTGTGTAGAACTATTGACCTGCGTCCATGTATTAATGTCCAAGTGTGAGGCTGCACTGTTATGTACGGAATTGGGACATATGGTCCCGGCCGTTTTGCCGTGACCATGTCTGCACCAGCGTTTGGCCTCAGAGGGACCCTTCACCGCAGCCGCTTTGTCGCTGGACGCTCAGTCACTGGCCATTTCACCAATCAGGCAAGTATATTAAAGAGTTTTAGCGGTTAAGGATAGGGGTATTTAGGTTAGGGGGcagcgttggtattggggattaAGATTAGGGGCTTTAGCAGTGAAACGGCAGGCGGAGAGATCTCCCTGCGGCGAGGTGAGTGACGGTTAAAC from Ascaphus truei isolate aAscTru1 chromosome 6, aAscTru1.hap1, whole genome shotgun sequence encodes:
- the LOC142496751 gene encoding tyrosine-protein phosphatase non-receptor type 11-like isoform X1; this encodes MDLKRRVCSRPMVGMEASWPVQARATQGTSPCLSGRQDSDWQHCCVSFCRVHRSGQRCLRTSERRESLSVPQQKRRHDEVTHIKIQNTGDYYDLYGGETFATLAELVQYYTEQQGLLREKNGDVIELKYPLNSQDPTSERWYHGHLSGREAEKLLMEKGKPGSFLVRESQSKPGDFVLSVLTSEEKLENGERKPRVTHVMIRFQPDGKYDVGGGERFDTLTDLLDHYKKNPMVEKSGAVVHLKQPFNATRISAANIETRVRELNKMADNTEKAKQGFWEEFEMLQQQECKLLYPRKEGQRPENKSKNRYKNILPFDTTRVTLRDADEMVPGSDYINANYIKGNLDASRSSQQCKVYIATQGCLQNTVCDFWAMVYQENTRVIVMTTKEMERSRKKCFHYWPDENCTKDYGCVSVQSLGVHQEKDYILRELQMFRTDGGEPPRHIWHYQYLSWPDHGVPNEPGGVLSFLEQINTAQQCTEQSGPLVVHCSAGIGRTGTIIVVDILVDIINRQGLDCDIDIPKTIQMVRQQRSGMVQTEAQYKFIYMAVQKYIESRKKHLEEEQKTKKKEREYSNIQYPLGEKIKAKVQPVAAQNQPRVSADSACVYENLNIRSTHVSGTSNTGR
- the LOC142496751 gene encoding tyrosine-protein phosphatase non-receptor type 11-like isoform X2; this translates as MDLKRRVCSRPMVGMEASWPVQARATQGTSPCLSGRQDSDWQHCCVSFCRVHRSGQRCLRTSERRESLSVPQQKRRHDEVTHIKIQNTGDYYDLYGGETFATLAELVQYYTEQQGLLREKNGDVIELKYPLNSQDPTSERWYHGHLSGREAEKLLMEKGKPGSFLVRESQSKPGDFVLSVLTSEEKLENGERKPRVTHVMIRFQPDGKYDVGGGERFDTLTDLLDHYKKNPMVEKSGAVVHLKQPFNATRISAANIETRVRELNKMADNTEKAKQGFWEEFEMLQQQECKLLYPRKEGQRPENKSKNRYKNILPFDTTRVTLRDADEMVPGSDYINANYIKGNLDASRSSQQCKVYIATQGCLQNTVCDFWAMVYQENTRVIVMTTKEMERSRKCFHYWPDENCTKDYGCVSVQSLGVHQEKDYILRELQMFRTDGGEPPRHIWHYQYLSWPDHGVPNEPGGVLSFLEQINTAQQCTEQSGPLVVHCSAGIGRTGTIIVVDILVDIINRQGLDCDIDIPKTIQMVRQQRSGMVQTEAQYKFIYMAVQKYIESRKKHLEEEQKTKKKEREYSNIQYPLGEKIKAKVQPVAAQNQPRVSADSACVYENLNIRSTHVSGTSNTGR
- the LOC142496751 gene encoding tyrosine-protein phosphatase non-receptor type 11-like isoform X3, with amino-acid sequence MTSRRWFHPNINGLEAESLLQTNGGHGSFLARPSKSNPGDFTLSVRRHDEVTHIKIQNTGDYYDLYGGETFATLAELVQYYTEQQGLLREKNGDVIELKYPLNSQDPTSERWYHGHLSGREAEKLLMEKGKPGSFLVRESQSKPGDFVLSVLTSEEKLENGERKPRVTHVMIRFQPDGKYDVGGGERFDTLTDLLDHYKKNPMVEKSGAVVHLKQPFNATRISAANIETRVRELNKMADNTEKAKQGFWEEFEMLQQQECKLLYPRKEGQRPENKSKNRYKNILPFDTTRVTLRDADEMVPGSDYINANYIKGNLDASRSSQQCKVYIATQGCLQNTVCDFWAMVYQENTRVIVMTTKEMERSRKKCFHYWPDENCTKDYGCVSVQSLGVHQEKDYILRELQMFRTDGGEPPRHIWHYQYLSWPDHGVPNEPGGVLSFLEQINTAQQCTEQSGPLVVHCSAGIGRTGTIIVVDILVDIINRQGLDCDIDIPKTIQMVRQQRSGMVQTEAQYKFIYMAVQKYIESRKKHLEEEQKTKKKEREYSNIQYPLGEKIKAKVQPVAAQNQPRVSADSACVYENLNIRSTHVSGTSNTGR